One window of the Dromaius novaehollandiae isolate bDroNov1 chromosome 25, bDroNov1.hap1, whole genome shotgun sequence genome contains the following:
- the HNRNPM gene encoding heterogeneous nuclear ribonucleoprotein M isoform X1, with the protein MFCILCFYLLFSSFFPLLFLVVSPVKSSRQGCAVVEFKMEESMKKAAEVLNKHSLGGRPLKVKEDPDGEHARRAMQKVMAAAGGMGIGPGPGGPGMINIPPSILNNPNIPNEIIHALQAGRLGSTVFVANLDYKVGWKKLKEVFSMAGVVVRADILEDKDGKSRGIGTVTFEQAIEAVQAISMFNGQLLFDRPMHVKMDERAFPKGDFFPPERPQQLPRMGMEGMGFGMNKMGGMEGPFGGMENIGRFPAGMNMGRMSEMDRAMGGGFEREFGRNEMGMSRSFGETLERGIGGGNASIPGIERMAPGIDRMGSGIERIPSGMGHGMERVGSEIDRMGLVLDRMSSNVDRMGSGIDRMAPLGIDHIAPNIERMGPAIERMGSGIERMGSGIGFGIERMGAAIDRVGTTMERMGSGVERMGSGMDRMGIGMERMVPAGMGTGMGQVIERMPAGLDRIGATPMERIGIDRMGAASMERMGLERIGATNMERMGPAMGQGMGAGIDRMGLAMGSNFERTMDMERGNFAGNFAGSLGGTGGPAAGVARKACQIFVRNLPFDFTWKMLKDKFNECGHVLYADIKMENGKSKGCGVVRFESPEVAERACRMMNGIQLRGREIDVRIDRNA; encoded by the exons ATGTTTTGTATTTTGTGcttttacttacttttttcttctttcttccctcttctcttcctTGTTGTTTCGCCCGTGAAATCATCTCGTCAGGGATGCGC TGTTGTTGAATTCAAGATGGAAGAAAGCATGAAAAAGGCCGCAGAGGTTTTGAACAAGCATAGCCTTGGTGGAAGACCACTGAAAGTGAAAGAA GATCCTGATGGCGAGCATGCGAGGAGAGCAATGCAGAAGGTCATGGCAGCAGCTGGTGGAATGGGTATTGGTCCAGGCCCAGGCGGCCCTGGAATGATCAATATCCCACCTAGTATACTCAACAATCCCAACATACCCAATGAGATCATTCATGCCTTACAGGCAGGGAGACTAGGAAGCACTGTATTTGTTGCAAAT TTGGATTACAAGGTTGGTTGgaagaaactgaaagaagtaTTCAGCATGGCTGGTGTTGTGGTTCGGGCAGACATACTAGAAGATAAAGACGGCAAAAGTCGTGGAATTGGCACCGTCACTTTTGAGCAAGCTATTGAGGCTGTTCAGGCTATAT CAATGTTTAATGGCCAGCTGCTGTTTGACAGACCAATGCATGTGAAAATG GATGAacgagcttttccaaaaggagacTTCTTTCCTCCAGAGCGGCCTCAACAACTTCCTC GAATGGGAATGGAAGGCATGGGCTTTGGAATGAATAAAATGGGAG gaatGGAAGGTCCTTTTGGTGGCATGGAGAACATTGGTCGCTTTCCAGCTGGAATGAACATGGGCAGAATGAGTG AGATGGATCGTGCAATGGGTGGAGGATTTGAGAGAGaatttggaagaaatgaaatgGGAATGTCTCGTAGTTTTGGAGAAACCTTGGAGAGAGGAATAG GTGGTGGAAATGCCAGCATTCCTGGGATTGAGAGGATGGCACCTGGCATTGATCGTATGGGCTCGGGAATAGAAAGAATACCTTCTGGGATGGGGCACGGGATGGAGAGAGTAGGGTCAGAAATAGACAGGATGGGTCTTGTTTTGGATCGCATGAGTTCCAATGTGGATCGAATGGGTTCAGGAATTGATCGGATGGCCCCTCTGGGCATAGATCACATTGCTCCTAACATCGAGAGGATGGGCCCAGCTATTGAGAGAATGGGTTCTGGCATAGAGAGAATGGGTTCTGGAATAGGCTTTGGTATCGAGAGAATGGGTGCTGCCATTGATCGTGTCGGTACCACTATGGAAAGAATGGGATCAGGTGTAGAACGTATGGGTTCTGGCATGGACAGAATGGGTATAGGTATGGAGCGTATGGTCCCTGCTGGAATGGGAACTGGAATGGGTCAGGTCATAGAGAGAATGCCAGCTGGCTTGGATCGCATAGGTGCCACTCCTATGGAAAGAATAGGAATAGATCGTATGGGTGCTGCTAGCATGGAGAGAATGGGCTTGGAGCGCATTGGAGCCACTAATATGGAAAGAATGGGCCCTGCTATGGGCCAGGGCATGGGAGCAGGCATAGATCGAATGGGACTTGCAATGGGAAGCAATTTTGAAAGAACAATGGATATGGAACGTGGAAACTTTGCAGGCAATTTTGCAGGCTCCCTTGGAGGAACTGGAGGACCTGCAGCTGGGGTGGCCAGAAAAGCCTGTCAGATATTTGTGAGAAAT ctgccttttGATTTTACATGGAAAATGTTGAAAGATAAATTTAATGAGTGTG gtcATGTGCTGTATGCTGATATCAAGATGGAGAATGGGAAGTCTAAAGGATGTGGTGTGGTTAGATTTGAGTCCCCAGAAGTAGCTGAGCGAGCCTGCCGTATGATGAATGGGATACAGCTTCGTGGGAGGGAGATTGATGTGCGAATTGATAGAAATGCTTAA